The sequence below is a genomic window from Acidobacteriota bacterium.
TGCTGTGGAATGGACGGCTTCCCCAGCAGTCTGAGCTCGCCACGCTGAAAGCCGCGCTGGTGGCGAACCGCGAACTACCCGCCGCGGTAGAGGCGTTCCTGGCCGGCGTGCCCAAGGGCGCCGGAGCCATGCATGTGCTGCGCACGGCCGTTTCCATGCTCGCGCTGCACGATCCGCTGATCAACGACAACTCCATCGAGGCCAACGAAAAGAAAGCCGTCACGCTGATGGCGCAGACCGCGACCATCGTCACCACTTTCGACCGCTTGCGTAACGGCAAGCCGGTGGTTGCCGGCGATCCGTCGCTCAGCTTCGCGGCGAATTTTCTTTACACTCTCAGCGGCAATCGCCCCGACGACGTCATGCAGCGCACCTTCGACATCGCGCTCACCCTGCACGCCGAGCATGAATTGAATGCCTCCACCTTCGCCGCGCGCGTCACTGCGGCGACGCTTTCCGATATTTACTCCGCCATCACCAGCGGCATCGGCGCTCTGCGCGGTCCGCTGCACGGCGGCGCCAACGAAGAAGTCATCCGCCTGCTGCTCGAAGTGCATTCCGCCGAAGAAGCACTGGCGATGATCAAGGACAAGCTGGAGCACAAGATCAAGATCCCCGGCTTCGGCCACCGCGTGTATCACACCACCGACCCGCGCGCCGCCAGTCTCAAGGGCATGGCCAAGGACCTGGGCGAACGCACCGGACACGAAATCCTGTATCGGATCTCCACGCAAATCGAGCAGTACATCAACCAGAACAAGGGACTGAACGCCAACGTTGATTTTTATTCCGCCTCCACCTACTATTCGCTGGGGATTCCCATCGACCTGTTCACGCCCATCTTCGCCGTCAGCCGCATGTCCGGCTGGACCGCGCACGTGCTCGAGCAATACCGCAACAACCGCCTGATCCGCCCGCGCGCCGACTACACAGGCGCGGAGCCGGGCCAGAAGTGGATCCCCATCGCCGAACGCTAGGCGCGCATGCACGAGCTTTCCTTCTTCCGTCAGAATTTGGACGCGATCGCGCTCCGCCTGGCCGACCGCGGATTCACAGTCGACAGGGAGACCTTCCGGTCGCTCGACACGGAGCGCCGCGCCGCGATCACCGAAGCCGAAAAGCTGCGCGCGGACCGCAACGCTCAGAGCCAGGAGATCGGCAAACTCAGCAAGTCCGGCGCCGATACCACGGAGTTGCGCGAGCGCGTCCGACAGATGGGCGAGCGCATGAAGGAACTCGACCAGAAAGCCGCCGAACTGGAAGCGAATTTGCAGGCCATGATGGCGTCGATTCCCAACGTTCCGCATGCCTCCGTGCCCACCGGGAAATCCGCCGACGACAACGTCGAAGTGCGGCGCTGGGGAACTCCTCCGGAGTTTTCTTTCACGCCGAAAGCTCACTGGGACCTCGGGCCCGAGTTGGGCATCCTCGACTTCGAGCGCGCGGCGAAAATCACCGGCGCCCGCTTCGTGGTCTACAAAGGCCTGGGCGCGAAACTCGAGCGCGCGCTGATCAGCTTCATGCTGGACGTGCACACCCAGCACCACGGCTACACGGAAATGCTGCCGCCGTTCATCGCCAACAAGGACAGCTTCTACGGCACGGGCCAGTTGCCCAAGTTCGAAGCAGATCTGTTCAAACTCGAGGGCACGGATTACTACCTGGTCCCCACCGCCGAGGTTCCCGTCACCAATTACTACCGCGACGAGACACTCGATGCCGACAAGCTCCCCATCAAGTTCTGCGCCTACACTCCGTGTTTCCGCAGCGAAGCCGGCTCTTACGGGCGCGACGTGCGCGGCATCATCCGCCAGCATCAGTTCCAGAAGGTCGAGCTGGTCAAGTTCGCGCCTCCCGAATCGAGTTACGACGAGCTGGAAAGCCTGACCAGCGATGCCGAAGACATCCTGCAGCGCCTGGGACTTCCTTACCGCACGGTGGTTCTGTGCACCGGCGACATGGGCGCGAGTTCCGCTAAGACTTACGACATCGAAGTCTGGCTGCCGGGGCAGAACGCGTACAAAGAAATTTCTTCGTGCTCCAACTTCGAGGCGTTCCAGGCGCGCCGCGCGTCCATCCGAACGAAATCCGGCAAGAAGACGGAATTCGCCCACACGCTGAACGGCAGCGCCCTCGCCGTGGGCCGTACCTGGGTGGCGATCGTCGAGAACTACCAGCAGGCCGACGGCAGCGTCATCATCCCGGAAACCCTGCGCCCGTATATGGGCACCGACATCATTCGCGCGGCGTCATAATAAGCCCATACTCGCCTCTGGCGAGTTGCGCGCTATACGTCAAACTGACGTGACGGCGACATCACGGGAGTAATCTCTCAGAACGCCGCTTCCAGACCACTTGTACGACATGCTGACTATGCGAGCCAAACCGGTTGGATGGGGAGCAATACTACCCGTTCGAGTGCATCGCGGCACTTCAGAACGGCAAAAGTCAAGAACACAGCGCCAAAGGCGATCACCCCACGAACCAGAACCGGGCCCCACTTCTGCAACAAGGGGAGCAAATGACCGGTCCGTGGGAGTGTGTCGTTGTCCACGCAAAGCGACAGCGCGGTGACTTCAACACCAAGCACAACCGCCAGGCAAAGCAACCTTCCCACCAGCGTTTGCGTGAAAAAGCGGACCAAGTCAGGAGTATAGCAACGGATTCAGGAGTGCTTCGCTCACAGCGCGGGATGGCCGATTTCCCGCCGCTCGGCGTTATAGGTCAAGTCAGCGTCAAACCGGCATCACGGGATTTATGACCTGAAGCGTTTCATAGTGCGCTTATTTGGCACGATCCTCATGGTAGGGTACGATTGACAACAGGGGCGCGGATCGCTTCAGGGCGAGCGCTTGAGAAGCAAGGTCCTCAAATAGCAAGGAAAAATGACAATGAAATTGGCACAAGCGGCGTTGCTGTTCAGCATGGCGTCGATGGCGGCCTGGGCCCAGGTCAATGTGGGCGGACAGAAGTCCGAACCCGGTCTGCCCTTCACCATGACCACGGTGAGCACATTTGAACTGCCCTGGCGGCTGGCCTTCCTGCCCGATGGCCGCATGCTGGTCACCGAAAAGATCGGGCCCGTTTGGCTGGTGACCCAGAAGGGAGAGAAGATCCCGGTGGACAATACACCCCCGGTCTACTGGCAGCGCCAGAACGGCATGCTGGGCGTGTTCGTCTCGCCCCATTACGCCACCGACCAGAGTATCTATCTCACCTACGTCGAGCCGGGCGACTACGGCGGCGGCCTGGCGCTGGCCCGCGCCAAGCTGAACGCCACTTCCACCGGGGCTAAACTCGAGAGCGCCAAACTGGAGAACTTCGAAGTGCTGTGGCGGCAGATGCCCAAGGGCAAAGGCGGCCAGGAAGGCGGGCAGATCGCCTTCTCGCCCGACGGCCAGTATCTGTTCCTCACGGTGGGCGACCGCCAGCGCATGACCGCCGCCCAGGATCCCAACCAGCCCGAAGGCAAGATCCTGCGCCTGACGCTGGACGGCAAACCCGCCCCCGGCAATCCTCACGCGGGCAAGACCGGCGCGGCCAGCATTCCCCTGATCGATCCGCCGCGCGACACCGAAGTCGCCAAGACCGCCCCGGTGGTCAGCACCTATACCTTGCCCGGCCCCAACCTGACGCCGGCTGAAACCTGGACCAGCGGCCACCGCACGCCCTACGGCATGGCGTTTTCGCCCGCCGGCGAATTGTGGGAGGTGGAGCATGGCCCGGCCGGCGGCGACGAGTTGAACCTGATCGAGAAGGGCAAGAATTATGGCTGGCCGCTGGTCTCCTTTGGCCAGAACTATAACGGCGTGCCGATTCCCAACCACGACCTGCGGCCCGACCTGGCAATGCCGGTGATCTATTGGGTGCCGGTAATCGCTCCGGGTAATCTGATGTTCTACCGCGGCACGCAGACCTTCCCGCAATGGAACGGCAGCGGCTTCATCAGCGGCCTGAGGACGATGACGCTCAACCGCATCACCTTTGACGGCCACGGCGGCGCCAAAACCGCCGAGCGCTGGGATGTGGGCCGCCGCATCCGCGATGTGGAACAAGGCCCCGATGGCTCGCTGTGGATGCTGGAAGACGCCAATCCCGGCGCCCTGATCCATGTGACACCCAAGTGATCGCGCGGAAGGCCTTCCTTAGCGAACGATTTTGCAGCGTTCCGTGATGCCGGCTTCCCGGGGGAGCGCGCGCCGCATCTTGGCTCACAGCGCGTGACCGGCGATTTCCGGCCGCGCTATGAGCGCCTTCAGTGGACCGCTACTTGCCCACCAGATGCGCGGCGTCCTTCTCATTCTCGTTGCAGATGTTTTCCAGAATCTCGCTGTCGGCCAGCAGGTGCATGGTGTGCTTCACCGTGAAGGGCTTGGTGTAGGCTTTAGGATCGTCGATGGTCTCCTCGATCTCCAGGCGCCCGAAGTTCAGGCGGCGGAACCGCTCCGTGACGTGCATCGCGCCGGTGTGCGGATGACCCTTGTTCCCGTCCAGCCAGCCCTGATCCTGAAACCCGATGGTGTCCACCACCAGCGCGTCGCCTTCCCATTTCCCCACCGAGTAGCCCAACCAGGCCGGCTGCGGATCCTTGGGCAGCGGGCGGCCATCGGTGAAGATCTGCCGGAATATGTAACCGGTTTCATAGAGGATCACCACCAGTCCGGGCAACTGCAGGATCTTGAACGGCCGGTTACCGGAGTTGATCCTGGGCACCACCGGCGGCATGCAGTGCGAGTAGGGATCGTCCTTGCGGTTTTCCTGTTCCCGCTCCCTGGCGAGCGCCGCGGCCCAGGGCTGCATCGGGAGATCCGGCTTGATATCGGCGGCGATGTTTTGAAACAGCCGCCCGCTGTCGATATCGTAGAGCCCGGAGAGGTCCGGTTTGCCGTCCGCCAACTTGGGCGCCGGCGCCGCCAGGTTCGGCTTGCCGTTGGGCAAGCGAGGAATCCCCGCGGTCGGGTAGTCCAGCCACTGAGCAAACGCGGGCGTGGGCAGCATGAACGCGAACGCAGTCACGGCCGCCGTCGAGAGAAATACTCTAGCTTTCATCCGGAACCTCCAGTACAGAGATTATCTTACTCCCTAATTCTCACGCTGAGTGAGAGCATTATCGCAGTGATTAGCCATAGCCGCGGCGGTGCTAACAATCTGTCGGGGTACCGCTTCCAGCACTTGTATGATGCTCCGATTTCACAGTGGGTCGTCATGTGGGCTGTTTGACACTGGCGCGCAGGTGCCCGTAGAGTGGGAGTATGGGCTGCCGAATCGGATCCATTGTCCTTGCCGCCGTGTTTTTCATCCTTCAAAGCGGAGATTGCGTAAGTCTATTCTTCGCGAACAGGCAGGCGCACGATTGCTGCCAGAAGGGGCATTGCAGCCGAAACAACCCCGATTCCTGCTGCCAGGTAAGCGCCAAGATGGACCTGACCCAAGTTCAGGCAAAAGATAAAGTGCAGCTACCTGGCCTTGTCGCACTGCTGGTTCTATCGGCGTGGACGCAGCCGGTTATCTTTTCGTCTATGACTGATTTGTGGCCGCGTTATAGAACGGCGTTCGCGCCATCCCCGCCGGGACAATCCGGCAATTTTTCGCTGCCTCTCCTGGTCTGATCCTCCCAAGCCGTCGCACCAAGCGCCGGAATCCATTCTTCTCGTTCCCTAGTTCCTTTGCCGGGATTTCGTCCCGAGAGACAGATCGGCAATAAAGGTGTTCTATCACTGGATTCGCATACCTAACGACCCTTTTGACGATGGGTGTTACGAAGTCCTGGTGTCGGAGCCCTGGACGCCCGCTTGAGCACGATGTGATAACCCGCTTGAACGTGGCCTCGGTAATCTGTACAAGCCCCAAATCTCAAACTGCTGGAACGGGCTGCGGCGGAAGTTAAAGCGCGTCCCAGTCGCTATCGATTTTGCTTATCGGAAAAACCGCACAATCGTGTGGGGGGGGATTGATGTACAGAGACGTGACCCAATGGACAAGGATTCGACGGCGCGTACTAACCGGAGGTGTCTCTCAGAGACGGATTACAAGGGAAACGGGAATCTCCCGACAGACGGTTCAGAAGATGATCGAATTCCCCATTCCTCCCGGATATCAAAGAACGAGAGTGACTGATAGGCCCAAACTACAGCTGGTTGCTGGATTGATCTACGGGATCGTCAAGGAAGACCAGGGCAAGCCGAAAAAGCAAAGGCGCACAGCCAGCCAGATATGGATATGGCTGAAGGAAAGGCATGATTTTACCGGTGGTTATACAATCGTCAAGAAATACGCGCGAGAAGCACGCCGAACCGCCATTGGCTCAAATAGCAACCCCGCACATCTTGCCCTTAATCAGGACACATTTGATTTCGCAGACCCGGCCGAGCTCACTTATGAGTTCATTCAGTCCGTATCCAAAACAAGGGCGATTAGGCTGCTTCGTGTGATGTTCGGTAGTGGCAAACCACAGGCCCACGACGTGGAAAGGCCGAACCCCTCGCTGGAGCCTTTCGCGAAAAAGGAAACTCGCAGCACGAGGAAGCTGAGGGCGAGGCAGGAGGCGTTTGATTGGATGCGCAAGGTCCTTCAGGGCGAGACGTCGCTCAACGCACTGGCTGGAGAATTGGGCGGACTCTCGGACTTAAATGAACTTCTGACTGTGGTCACGGAAGGGCGGCTCTCTGATCGTAACCGGGCTTTGGCCGTGCTTGCCCGAGAAAGAGGGTTTAGCATCAGCGATGTTCGTGGTTTCCTGAATTGCGCCAAGGACTCTGTCCTGAAATACTGCAGGCGCTACCACGAGGGTGGCGCTGAATTGCTGATGGCTGGAAAGACTTCACGCACGACCAAGTTCGATAAGGAGTCCAATAAGCAGGCAGTTTTTTCCTTGCTCCACACCCCACCGTCCACCTACGCAATCAACCGAACCACGTGGAGGATGGCCGATCTGAAAGAGGTTCTACGAATGCAAGGCCTATTGCTTAGTAAGAATGTCATTCGCACGATTCTCAAAGAAGCTGGTTACAAATGGCGCAGTGCCCGCGTCGTACTCACCAGCAGGGACCCTGAGTACCGGGGCAAAGTGGAAGGCATCAAGAAAATCCTGTCCGAACTCGGCCGAGACGAAGCCTTTTTCTCGATCGACGAATACGGCCCGTTTGCGGTAAAGAAAAAGGGAGGGGTGAAGCGAGTAGCCCCTGGCGAAGAATATGTGGTTCCGCAATGGCAGAAGTCAAAAGGATGGATGATCCTTACAGCCGCTCTTGAGCTAGCAAGAAACCAAGTGACCCATTTCTATTCTCGGGCTAAGAATACCGAGGAAATGATCAAAATGGCGAATCTCCTGCGCGCTCAGTACCGTACTTGCAGGACGATCTATCTATCGTGGGATGCAGCCTCGTGGCATATTTCGAAGAAGTTGATCGCTCACTTAGAAAAGCTCAATCAGGAATCAGAGCGAGATGGCTACCCCATTGTGAAGACCGCGCCACTGCCCGCTGGAGCACAATTCCTGAATGTAATCGAGTCGGTGTTTAGTGGAATGGCTAGAGCAATCATTCATAACAGCGACTACCCTTCCACAGAGGCTGCCCAGAGCGCTATCGGCCTCTACTTCACCGAGAGAAACGCACACTTCTCTAAACACCCCAATCGGGCAGGCAAAAAGATCTGGGGAAAAGAGCGGGTACCCAGCGAATTTATGGAAGGGCAAAACTGCAAAGACCCGCTGTATCGGTAACGCCCGAGTTCCATTGCAGACTGAAACCAACACAGATCTATTTGGACGTATAGGTATCTCCGTAGAAGTGACTGCCTATTTGAACTCCCAGGGGTGGGTCAACTTTAGCGGCTCTATTGCTTACCCCGGCGAGCGAATGCTTAGATTTGGACGAACGGGTTTGCTGCTGGCGGCAGCGGTTATGATGGCGGGTCAGGCGGTGGCGCAACCCGCGCTCACCACCATCCAGGATATTCTCTACCGCGCCGACGGAAGCCGCTTCAACGGCACCATGTTTGTGCGCTGGAACAGTTTTCTGGCGGGCGACACTTCCAACGTCGCGACGGCGAATCTCACCCTGCCCATCGTCAACGGGGTTCTGAACGTGCGTCTGGTGCCTACGACTACCGCGACAGCCGGGGCGCAGTACACCATCACTTACAACAGCAGCGGCCAAAATCAGTTCACCGAAATCTGGGCCGTGCGGCCCAGCGCCGTCAGGCTGCGCGTGCGCGACGTTCGCCTGTCCACGGGAACCGTCGTGGGACCGCCGGCGGTGACGACCCCGATGCTAATCGGAGACGTGGTGGGCTTGTCCGACGCGCTGGCCTCGCGTCCCCTGCAAGGCGCCGGCTTCGGCCTGGGGCGGACCGCTGTGATCAATTCCTCCGGACAGATTGACGCCGCGGCCGGCCGTCTGGGCGACTGCGTGCGCGTGGATGGCAGTGCGGGCGCCTGCGGAGCGTCAGGCGGCATCGTGCCTCTGTTTTCCGACGCCGAGCCGATGAGCGGCGCCATCAACGGCGTGAATACGGCGTTTACTTTGCTGCACGCACCTTCGCCCATCGACAGCCTGAGCGTGTTCCGCAACGGCCTGCTGATGAAGCACGGCTACGACTACGCGATTGCCGGCGCCACCGTCACTTTCTTTGCCGGAGCGGTGCCGCAAGCCGGCGACCAACTGCTGGCCAGCTACCGCTACGCCAATCCCAACGACCCGCTGGCTACACTCACGGCGGCCCAGGTGGTTTGCAGCAGCGCCGGCAGTAGCACCAGCGCGACGGCACTCACGCAGCTCGGCACCTGCAGCATTCCCAGTGCGCTCTTAAACACCGGCGACCGCATCGAAGTTCAGTTCCACTATGGGCACACCGGCACGGCGACCGCTTTCACCGGAGAAGTCCGCTGGGGAGCGGCAACGGCGCTTACCCGCACCTCGGTCGCCGCGGAAACGGCCCTGACCGGGCGCCTTACCTTCGCGATTCTGGCCGCCGGCCAATCCTTCGACGTCCAGAGCTGGGGCAACAGCTTTGCCCTCGCCAATGCCGTTGGCCTGATGACCGCCGATACCACCCAGAATCTGACCATCTCCCTGGACGGCCAAATGGCGGCTGCTACCGCCGACAGCGTGACTCTGCGCAACTTCACGGTGATCCGCTATCCGGCGCAGAGCAATCCGTAAGCACCGGCCACTCAGAGGAACACCTGAGACGAGTGCTATGGAAACCAGCCAGTACTCATAAGTAAGGGGTTTTCAAAACTCGACTCGGGTATTATTACTCTTGTGAATTTTTCATAAGTCGCGCAACATGAAGATGCAGTCGAATCCAGTAGCGAGAGGTTGACTATGAAAGCGCTATTTTATGCGGTGGCCCATAAGCTCCGAAATGACATCCGGGGCCAGGATCTGGTGGAGTACGCCCTGATGGCAGGATTCGTCGCAGTTGCCGGCGGCGTCATTTTCCCGGCCACGCTGATGCCTGGCGTCAGCACGATCTTCTCGAAGCTGGACAACTACTTTGCCCAGGCCGCCAGCCAAGGAAGTTAGCGCGTTCCGCGCCAGTGCTATTCTGAACGCAGCCTGTGACTGCTGCGTCCCCTGCCCGGCAAATTTCATTCGACATTCTCAAGAAAGTACGTGGAGGCGGCTACGCCTCCGATCTGTTGCG
It includes:
- a CDS encoding IS630 family transposase, producing the protein MLARERGFSISDVRGFLNCAKDSVLKYCRRYHEGGAELLMAGKTSRTTKFDKESNKQAVFSLLHTPPSTYAINRTTWRMADLKEVLRMQGLLLSKNVIRTILKEAGYKWRSARVVLTSRDPEYRGKVEGIKKILSELGRDEAFFSIDEYGPFAVKKKGGVKRVAPGEEYVVPQWQKSKGWMILTAALELARNQVTHFYSRAKNTEEMIKMANLLRAQYRTCRTIYLSWDAASWHISKKLIAHLEKLNQESERDGYPIVKTAPLPAGAQFLNVIESVFSGMARAIIHNSDYPSTEAAQSAIGLYFTERNAHFSKHPNRAGKKIWGKERVPSEFMEGQNCKDPLYR
- a CDS encoding serine--tRNA ligase, whose protein sequence is MHELSFFRQNLDAIALRLADRGFTVDRETFRSLDTERRAAITEAEKLRADRNAQSQEIGKLSKSGADTTELRERVRQMGERMKELDQKAAELEANLQAMMASIPNVPHASVPTGKSADDNVEVRRWGTPPEFSFTPKAHWDLGPELGILDFERAAKITGARFVVYKGLGAKLERALISFMLDVHTQHHGYTEMLPPFIANKDSFYGTGQLPKFEADLFKLEGTDYYLVPTAEVPVTNYYRDETLDADKLPIKFCAYTPCFRSEAGSYGRDVRGIIRQHQFQKVELVKFAPPESSYDELESLTSDAEDILQRLGLPYRTVVLCTGDMGASSAKTYDIEVWLPGQNAYKEISSCSNFEAFQARRASIRTKSGKKTEFAHTLNGSALAVGRTWVAIVENYQQADGSVIIPETLRPYMGTDIIRAAS
- a CDS encoding citrate synthase (catalyzes the formation of citrate from acetyl-CoA and oxaloacetate): MAVTGAGLEGVVATDSRLCFIDGDAGILSYQGYRIETLAENATFEEVIFLLWNGRLPQQSELATLKAALVANRELPAAVEAFLAGVPKGAGAMHVLRTAVSMLALHDPLINDNSIEANEKKAVTLMAQTATIVTTFDRLRNGKPVVAGDPSLSFAANFLYTLSGNRPDDVMQRTFDIALTLHAEHELNASTFAARVTAATLSDIYSAITSGIGALRGPLHGGANEEVIRLLLEVHSAEEALAMIKDKLEHKIKIPGFGHRVYHTTDPRAASLKGMAKDLGERTGHEILYRISTQIEQYINQNKGLNANVDFYSASTYYSLGIPIDLFTPIFAVSRMSGWTAHVLEQYRNNRLIRPRADYTGAEPGQKWIPIAER
- a CDS encoding PQQ-dependent sugar dehydrogenase, translated to MKLAQAALLFSMASMAAWAQVNVGGQKSEPGLPFTMTTVSTFELPWRLAFLPDGRMLVTEKIGPVWLVTQKGEKIPVDNTPPVYWQRQNGMLGVFVSPHYATDQSIYLTYVEPGDYGGGLALARAKLNATSTGAKLESAKLENFEVLWRQMPKGKGGQEGGQIAFSPDGQYLFLTVGDRQRMTAAQDPNQPEGKILRLTLDGKPAPGNPHAGKTGAASIPLIDPPRDTEVAKTAPVVSTYTLPGPNLTPAETWTSGHRTPYGMAFSPAGELWEVEHGPAGGDELNLIEKGKNYGWPLVSFGQNYNGVPIPNHDLRPDLAMPVIYWVPVIAPGNLMFYRGTQTFPQWNGSGFISGLRTMTLNRITFDGHGGAKTAERWDVGRRIRDVEQGPDGSLWMLEDANPGALIHVTPK